From Amycolatopsis sp. YIM 10, the proteins below share one genomic window:
- a CDS encoding SCO3242 family prenyltransferase, whose translation MRTLAELVRAPAALTVLGDTVAGASAGKSRLRGRRLLLPLASASFYWAGMALNDWADRDLDAVERPERPIPSGRISANEALATGGALTVAGLSLAALGGGKQALKVAVPLAGAVWAYDTLLKPTPAGPLGMAVCRALDVLLGAGGNTRAAAPAAAAIGVHTLGVTALSTGEVHGASPNTAKAALATSSAATALAVSGPAHTGWHRLASLTAGSGYAGFVGRAQAAAVADPSAKVVRNATKTGIHGMVPLQAAIAARSSIVGAALVASALPIARKLSRKVSPT comes from the coding sequence ATCCGCACCCTCGCCGAACTGGTCCGAGCCCCCGCCGCCCTCACCGTCCTGGGCGACACGGTGGCGGGTGCTTCTGCGGGGAAAAGCAGGTTGCGGGGACGCAGGTTGTTGCTGCCATTGGCATCCGCGTCTTTCTACTGGGCGGGAATGGCGCTGAACGACTGGGCGGACCGCGACCTCGACGCGGTCGAGCGCCCCGAGCGCCCCATCCCGTCCGGCCGGATCTCCGCCAACGAGGCGCTGGCCACCGGCGGCGCGCTGACCGTCGCCGGGCTGAGCCTCGCCGCGCTCGGTGGCGGCAAGCAGGCGCTCAAGGTCGCCGTGCCGCTGGCCGGTGCGGTCTGGGCCTACGACACCCTGCTCAAGCCCACCCCGGCAGGCCCGCTCGGCATGGCCGTGTGCCGCGCGCTCGACGTGCTGCTCGGCGCGGGCGGCAACACCCGCGCGGCGGCACCGGCGGCCGCGGCGATCGGCGTGCACACGCTCGGCGTCACCGCGCTGTCCACCGGTGAGGTGCACGGAGCCTCGCCGAACACCGCGAAAGCCGCCCTGGCCACCAGCAGTGCGGCCACCGCGCTCGCGGTCAGCGGCCCCGCGCACACCGGCTGGCACCGGCTCGCCTCGCTCACCGCGGGCTCCGGGTACGCCGGGTTCGTCGGCCGCGCGCAGGCCGCGGCGGTCGCCGACCCGTCGGCGAAAGTTGTGCGCAACGCCACAAAAACCGGCATCCACGGCATGGTGCCGCTGCAAGCCGCCATCGCCGCCCGCAGCTCGATCGTCGGGGCCGCGCTCGTCGCGTCCGCGCTGCCGATCGCGCGCAAGCTGTCGAGGAAGGTGAGCCCCACATGA
- a CDS encoding inositol-3-phosphate synthase: protein MSERAMRTGLWLVGARGSVATTAAVGLLALRAGVAGPTGCVSELPAFASVPLPAWDDIVLGGHDIVHTPLEKRAEQLADAGVFSHAVLSAVRQGLTSVDAEIRDGYHPATHTGSQASAGKRLSEDIRSFAARHNLDRVVVVNVSSTEAPTPELPEHADLGLLEAALEDPARAVLPPSSLMAYAALRAGSPYVEFTPSAGISMPALRALAADLGLPYAGSDGKTGETLLRTVLAPMFTSRALRVRSWSGTNLLGGGDGETLGDPTKVNSKLESKARGLAALLGEQVTAPLHIDNVPDLGETKTAWDNVSFEGFLGARMSLQFTWTGYDSALAAPLVLDLARFTAAAHAAGQSGALTGLGFFFKDPMGSDEHRFAEQTRLLHEWAGTL, encoded by the coding sequence ATGTCCGAGCGAGCTATGCGCACCGGCTTGTGGCTGGTGGGGGCCAGAGGATCGGTAGCGACCACGGCCGCGGTCGGGCTGCTGGCGTTGCGCGCCGGGGTCGCCGGACCGACCGGGTGCGTCAGTGAGCTGCCAGCGTTCGCCTCGGTGCCGCTGCCCGCGTGGGACGACATCGTGCTCGGCGGACACGACATCGTGCACACCCCGCTGGAGAAGCGAGCGGAGCAACTCGCCGACGCCGGCGTCTTCAGCCACGCCGTGCTTTCCGCCGTCCGCCAGGGCCTCACCTCGGTAGACGCCGAAATCCGCGACGGCTACCACCCCGCCACCCACACCGGCTCGCAGGCTTCTGCGGGCAAAAGACTGTCCGAAGACATCCGATCCTTTGCGGCCAGGCACAACCTGGACCGTGTGGTGGTCGTCAACGTCTCGTCGACCGAGGCGCCGACCCCCGAACTCCCGGAGCACGCCGACCTCGGCCTGCTCGAAGCCGCCCTCGAGGACCCGGCACGCGCCGTGCTGCCCCCGAGTTCGCTGATGGCCTATGCCGCCCTGCGCGCCGGCAGCCCCTACGTCGAGTTCACGCCTTCTGCGGGCATAAGCATGCCCGCGCTCCGCGCGCTCGCCGCTGACCTGGGGCTTCCCTACGCGGGCAGCGACGGCAAGACCGGCGAGACCCTGCTGCGGACCGTGCTCGCCCCGATGTTCACCTCGCGGGCGCTGCGCGTGCGCTCGTGGTCGGGCACCAACCTGCTCGGCGGCGGCGACGGCGAAACCCTCGGCGACCCGACGAAGGTCAACAGCAAGCTCGAATCGAAGGCCCGCGGTCTGGCCGCGCTGCTCGGCGAGCAGGTCACCGCCCCGCTGCACATCGACAACGTGCCGGACCTCGGCGAAACCAAGACCGCGTGGGACAACGTGTCGTTCGAGGGCTTCCTCGGCGCGCGCATGAGCCTGCAGTTCACCTGGACGGGTTACGACTCGGCGCTGGCCGCGCCGCTGGTGCTGGACCTCGCCCGGTTCACCGCCGCCGCGCACGCCGCCGGCCAGTCGGGCGCGCTGACCGGCCTCGGCTTCTTCTTCAAGGACCCGATGGGCAGCGACGAGCACCGCTTCGCCGAGCAGACCCGCCTCCTGCACGAGTGGGCGGGCACCCTGTGA